One window of the Novosphingobium sp. KACC 22771 genome contains the following:
- a CDS encoding TonB-dependent receptor, with protein MKYSAILLASAALFPLATPALAQNSAAASEPITTEIVVTAQKSSEKISKAPIAVSVVSQAALDRQSITSADRLVSTVPSLQLSQNGFAIRGIGSNNGFSGYSTVATQFDGIYNPSSVALGLAMFDIGSVEVLRGPQGTVYGRNATAGVVNINSADPGKQLGGSASLQYGRFNDIRAQVAVDLPVSDTFGLRVAAFRQVNDGYGAQLGTTRFDKADLGGVRLTAKWAITPTLTWRVSGSYAENNGTVPTVYLRNYNYYPQANLTAGTFGPVTIIPTRFDTVNPGLDQVRNNRLNVKSYDVRSKLMWQATDSLSLTWLAGYSSLVNNGVAAATGVFSQEYINHKTNSWSQELDVNFQRGPVKLVAGAYIYQDEIPSGMRLLHAGNTAPAPFASVYNLFGSLVASTGNQIGTINAVDVVNNYSGEGSKSRALFGQGTFSLTDRLRATAGVRATWDDVNGREQQLVCPGGTVTRANISATTCPGGFALAYTDDRGRAAASFSKVSWKAGLDYDLTPGILAYATVSTGYRGGGLQSSGNPTAYQQYAPETVTNYEAGLRAKLLGDRLFIGLTGYQMDYQNLQVSSIVVDPVQGPIAVTTNAAKARIRGVDLETTYRPTRNDTISGYLAYMVAEYRSFPGASDNLHSADTMYNIFGPILGYAAIPSASADYSGKRLTNAPQFSARFSYAHSFDLASGGKITPSVDFYAQSKTFASSDNAVQGRIAGYTKTDLNLRYDEPSGHAYINLFMNNVEDRRIATTVVPVWSSTTASYAPPRTYGVRLGFKY; from the coding sequence ATGAAATATTCCGCCATCTTGCTCGCCAGCGCCGCGCTGTTTCCCTTGGCCACCCCTGCCCTTGCGCAGAATTCGGCGGCGGCAAGCGAACCGATCACCACCGAAATCGTGGTGACCGCGCAAAAGAGCAGCGAAAAGATCTCCAAGGCGCCGATCGCCGTCAGCGTGGTCTCACAGGCCGCGCTCGATCGCCAATCGATCACCAGCGCCGACCGGCTGGTCTCGACTGTGCCCTCGCTGCAATTGAGCCAGAACGGCTTTGCCATTCGCGGCATCGGCAGCAACAACGGCTTTTCGGGCTATTCGACCGTCGCCACCCAGTTTGACGGGATCTACAACCCCTCCTCGGTGGCGCTGGGTCTGGCCATGTTCGACATCGGCTCGGTCGAGGTGCTGCGCGGGCCGCAGGGCACGGTCTATGGCCGCAACGCCACGGCGGGCGTGGTCAACATCAATTCGGCCGATCCGGGCAAGCAACTGGGCGGCAGCGCCAGCCTGCAATATGGCCGCTTCAACGACATCCGCGCCCAGGTCGCCGTCGATCTGCCGGTCAGCGACACTTTCGGCCTGCGCGTTGCCGCCTTCCGTCAGGTGAATGATGGCTATGGCGCGCAATTGGGCACCACCCGCTTTGACAAGGCGGATCTGGGCGGCGTGCGCCTGACCGCCAAATGGGCGATCACGCCCACGCTGACATGGCGCGTGTCGGGCTCTTATGCCGAAAACAACGGCACGGTGCCCACCGTCTATCTGCGCAATTACAATTATTATCCGCAAGCCAACCTGACCGCCGGCACATTCGGCCCGGTCACGATCATCCCGACCCGCTTTGACACGGTCAATCCGGGGCTGGATCAGGTCCGCAACAACCGCCTCAACGTCAAGAGCTATGACGTGCGCTCCAAGCTGATGTGGCAGGCCACCGACAGCCTCAGCCTGACCTGGCTGGCGGGCTATTCCTCGCTGGTGAACAATGGCGTGGCGGCGGCCACAGGCGTGTTTTCGCAGGAATACATCAACCACAAGACCAACAGCTGGTCGCAGGAACTGGACGTCAATTTCCAGCGCGGCCCGGTCAAGCTGGTGGCGGGCGCCTATATCTATCAGGACGAAATCCCCTCGGGCATGCGCCTGCTGCATGCGGGCAACACCGCGCCCGCGCCCTTTGCCTCGGTTTACAATCTCTTTGGCTCGCTGGTGGCCAGCACCGGCAATCAGATCGGCACGATCAACGCCGTGGACGTGGTCAACAACTATTCCGGCGAGGGCAGCAAGTCGCGCGCCCTGTTCGGCCAAGGCACGTTCTCGCTGACCGACCGCCTGCGCGCGACAGCGGGCGTCCGCGCCACATGGGATGATGTTAACGGGCGTGAACAGCAGTTGGTCTGCCCCGGCGGAACGGTCACGCGGGCCAACATCAGCGCCACCACCTGCCCCGGCGGTTTCGCCCTTGCCTATACCGATGATCGGGGCCGCGCGGCGGCCAGCTTCAGCAAGGTCAGCTGGAAGGCCGGTCTTGATTATGACCTGACGCCGGGCATTCTGGCCTATGCCACGGTTTCGACCGGCTATCGCGGCGGCGGCCTGCAATCCAGCGGCAATCCTACCGCCTATCAGCAATATGCGCCCGAAACCGTCACCAATTATGAAGCGGGCCTGCGCGCCAAATTGCTGGGTGATCGCCTGTTTATCGGCCTGACCGGCTATCAGATGGATTACCAGAACCTTCAGGTTTCCTCGATCGTCGTTGATCCGGTGCAGGGGCCGATCGCCGTCACCACCAATGCGGCCAAGGCACGCATTCGCGGCGTGGATCTGGAAACCACGTATCGCCCGACGCGCAACGACACCATTTCGGGCTATCTGGCCTATATGGTGGCCGAATATCGCAGCTTCCCTGGCGCTTCGGACAATCTGCATTCGGCCGACACGATGTATAACATCTTCGGCCCGATCCTTGGCTATGCCGCGATCCCCTCGGCCTCGGCGGATTATTCGGGCAAGCGTTTGACCAATGCGCCGCAATTTTCCGCCCGTTTCAGCTATGCTCACAGCTTTGATCTGGCCTCGGGCGGCAAAATCACCCCTTCGGTCGATTTCTATGCCCAGTCCAAGACCTTTGCGAGCAGCGACAATGCCGTGCAGGGCCGGATCGCGGGCTATACTAAGACCGATCTCAACCTGCGCTATGACGAGCCGAGCGGCCACGCCTACATCAACCTGTTCATGAACAATGTTGAGGACCGCCGCATTGCCACCACGGTCGTCCCGGTGTGGAGTTCGACCACGGCCAGCTATGCCCCGCCGCGCACCTATGGCGTGCGGCTTGGCTTCAAGTACTAA
- a CDS encoding LacI family DNA-binding transcriptional regulator has protein sequence MNSPTNIKQLADLAGVSAGTVSRALSGSGRVSPKTRERIITLAQKLGYQPNLLARNMRMRKTSTVGMLVPLGHDDLQHLSDPFFNTMSGYLADALADQGYDLLLSRVIPSDERWIENYARSGRVDGVLIIGQSNQLAVIEATSLAYHPMVVWGGQVPGQHHCSVGSDNRAGGMLAARHLIERGCQRIAYLGPVEGPEFGARLDGVRQALAIAGRGEELQIMPSHCEPAAAYDDALALLRALPVMPDGLVAASDVTAISVIRALGTMGLRVPEQVKVVGYDGLPLGELVSPPLTTIDQQLRHGARVMVDLLLKRMAGEPTSSVLIDPQLIQRESS, from the coding sequence TTGAACAGCCCGACCAATATTAAGCAACTGGCCGATCTGGCCGGGGTCTCTGCGGGCACGGTTTCACGCGCGCTTTCCGGTTCGGGCCGGGTCAGCCCCAAAACGCGCGAGCGGATCATCACTCTGGCGCAAAAGTTGGGCTATCAGCCCAATCTGCTGGCGCGCAACATGCGGATGCGCAAGACCAGCACGGTGGGCATGCTGGTGCCGCTGGGCCATGATGATCTTCAGCATCTCTCCGATCCGTTTTTCAACACGATGAGCGGCTATCTGGCCGATGCGCTGGCTGATCAGGGCTATGACCTGCTGCTCTCGCGCGTGATCCCTTCGGATGAGCGCTGGATCGAGAATTACGCGCGTTCGGGCCGGGTCGATGGCGTGCTGATCATCGGCCAGTCCAACCAGCTGGCCGTGATCGAGGCCACCTCGCTGGCCTATCATCCGATGGTGGTGTGGGGCGGTCAGGTTCCGGGCCAGCACCATTGCTCGGTGGGGTCGGACAATCGCGCAGGCGGGATGCTGGCCGCGCGTCACCTGATCGAGCGAGGATGCCAACGCATCGCCTATCTGGGCCCGGTCGAGGGACCGGAATTCGGCGCGAGGCTCGATGGCGTGCGACAGGCGCTGGCCATCGCCGGGCGGGGCGAGGAATTGCAGATCATGCCCTCGCATTGCGAACCGGCGGCGGCCTATGATGACGCGCTGGCTCTGTTGCGCGCCTTGCCGGTGATGCCGGACGGCCTTGTCGCGGCATCCGACGTCACGGCGATCAGCGTGATCCGCGCCCTGGGCACGATGGGCCTGCGTGTACCTGAACAGGTCAAGGTGGTGGGCTATGACGGACTGCCGCTGGGCGAACTGGTCTCGCCGCCGCTGACCACGATTGACCAGCAATTGCGGCATGGCGCGCGGGTGATGGTCGATCTGCTGCTCAAACGCATGGCGGGCGAGCCGACCAGCAGCGTGCTGATCGACCCGCAATTGATTCAGCGTGAGTCGAGCTGA
- a CDS encoding alpha/beta hydrolase, with the protein MDKNIFATDRRAALRLMAGAGAALLPGGSLCAKEAGGVAGLPFVDPELRDAAKQIIAMTSGFYPMGPSKLPMLRGPIAKAALPDHPAVPIRTVMAPVGKGLGEVKLYVLNEKPGGAPRPAILHTHGGGFITGSPLLEIGGLIDLARELDCVIVSVEYSLAPEAPWSVSMEQNYAGLLWLHHQAAALGVDPARIAVAGESAGGGHAALLAQTARDRGEVPVAFQCLIYPMLDDRTGSTWHPAPGLGCIGWDSDANSYGWRAFLGQKPGTAQVPRRAVPARAASLAGLPPAFIAVGSIDLFAREDIAYAERLTASGVPAELLVVPGAFHGFDKVMPGAWVSRQVLSARAAAYRRAFGL; encoded by the coding sequence ATGGACAAGAACATTTTCGCCACCGATCGCCGCGCCGCTTTACGTCTGATGGCGGGCGCGGGCGCCGCCCTGCTGCCGGGCGGATCGCTGTGCGCCAAGGAAGCGGGCGGGGTCGCCGGTCTGCCCTTTGTCGATCCGGAACTGCGCGATGCGGCCAAACAGATCATCGCCATGACCAGCGGGTTCTATCCGATGGGGCCGTCCAAATTGCCCATGCTGCGCGGGCCGATTGCCAAGGCCGCGCTTCCCGACCATCCCGCCGTGCCGATCCGCACCGTCATGGCGCCTGTCGGCAAGGGGTTGGGCGAGGTCAAACTTTATGTCCTGAATGAGAAGCCCGGCGGCGCCCCGCGCCCTGCCATCCTGCATACCCATGGCGGCGGCTTCATCACCGGCTCGCCCTTGCTGGAAATCGGCGGGCTGATCGATCTGGCGCGTGAGCTCGATTGCGTCATCGTCTCGGTCGAATATTCCCTTGCGCCCGAAGCGCCATGGTCTGTCTCGATGGAGCAGAATTATGCGGGCCTGCTCTGGCTGCATCATCAGGCCGCCGCGCTGGGCGTGGACCCGGCGCGGATCGCGGTGGCGGGCGAAAGCGCGGGCGGCGGCCATGCCGCGCTCTTGGCGCAGACCGCGCGTGATCGGGGCGAAGTGCCGGTCGCGTTTCAATGCCTGATCTATCCCATGCTGGATGATCGGACCGGATCGACCTGGCATCCCGCACCGGGCCTGGGCTGCATCGGATGGGACAGCGATGCCAACAGCTATGGCTGGCGCGCTTTTCTGGGCCAAAAGCCGGGGACGGCGCAGGTCCCCCGCCGTGCCGTTCCCGCCCGCGCCGCCAGCCTTGCGGGCCTGCCGCCCGCCTTTATCGCTGTGGGCTCGATCGACCTCTTCGCCCGCGAAGACATCGCCTATGCCGAGCGCCTGACCGCCAGCGGCGTGCCTGCCGAACTGCTGGTCGTGCCCGGCGCATTTCATGGGTTTGACAAGGTGATGCCCGGCGCCTGGGTCTCGCGGCAAGTGCTGTCGGCGCGCGCGGCCGCCTATCGGCGCGCATTTGGGCTATAA
- a CDS encoding DUF3237 domain-containing protein has protein sequence MPVLKIAAALALTLAPVAAGAQSAPPAPQSAPPAPQMEFMFEAEVLLAPRVEVGGTAFGQRGYIPIIGGTFSGPAIKGKVVPGGWDWQLQTSAGCSSLHADYFLQTDDGVMFNVVNHGQFCLEKGQSFTPAFTQPRFEAPMGRYGWLNHGAWISRLEGGKDAAHPSVVIRFYRAR, from the coding sequence GTGCCTGTTCTGAAAATCGCCGCCGCTTTGGCCCTTACGCTGGCGCCGGTGGCTGCTGGGGCGCAAAGCGCGCCGCCCGCGCCGCAGAGTGCTCCGCCCGCGCCGCAAATGGAATTCATGTTTGAGGCCGAAGTCCTGCTGGCCCCGCGTGTCGAGGTTGGCGGCACCGCCTTTGGCCAGCGCGGCTATATCCCCATCATCGGCGGCACATTTTCCGGCCCCGCCATCAAGGGCAAGGTGGTGCCCGGCGGATGGGACTGGCAATTGCAGACATCGGCGGGATGCAGCAGCCTGCATGCCGACTATTTCCTGCAAACCGATGATGGCGTGATGTTCAACGTGGTCAACCATGGCCAGTTCTGCCTCGAAAAGGGCCAGTCTTTCACGCCCGCCTTCACCCAGCCGAGGTTTGAGGCGCCGATGGGGCGCTATGGCTGGCTCAACCATGGCGCCTGGATCAGCCGGTTGGAAGGGGGCAAGGATGCCGCGCATCCCTCGGTGGTGATCCGCTTCTACCGGGCGCGCTAA
- a CDS encoding LysR family transcriptional regulator — protein MDMFAALRAFVSVVEEGGFAPAARRAGQAPSSFTRHVDALEASLGVSLLNRSTRNVSLTVAGESYYPRAARLLAELEEANNHIREGEGPPRGRLRVSLPASFARMHITPFLPRFMAEYPLIELDLVMSDALVNLVEQRIDVAVRLGALDSSSLIARRLAPHRRIVCASPAYLAAHPAPVEPQDIAGMACLTFAFADGERYWRFTQGSRLEQIRVKGPLRANQAEALKEAALAGFGLVMLPTWLVGDEVAQGLLQPVLTEWQADISRPGAPIMPDSGIHALYLPDRKGSRKVRAFVDFMAERFGTPPYWDRAL, from the coding sequence ATGGATATGTTTGCTGCCTTGCGCGCCTTTGTCTCGGTGGTCGAGGAGGGCGGGTTTGCGCCTGCGGCCCGGCGCGCAGGGCAAGCGCCGTCCTCCTTCACGCGCCATGTCGATGCGCTGGAGGCATCGCTCGGTGTCAGCCTGCTCAACCGTTCGACGCGCAATGTTTCGCTGACCGTTGCGGGCGAGAGCTATTACCCGCGTGCAGCCCGGCTGCTGGCTGAACTGGAGGAGGCCAACAACCATATCCGCGAGGGGGAGGGGCCGCCGCGCGGTCGTTTGCGGGTCAGCCTGCCCGCCTCCTTTGCGCGGATGCATATCACGCCGTTTCTCCCGCGCTTTATGGCCGAATATCCTCTCATCGAGCTTGATCTGGTCATGAGCGATGCTCTGGTCAATCTGGTCGAACAGCGGATCGATGTCGCGGTGCGGCTGGGGGCGCTCGATTCCTCCAGCCTGATCGCGCGCCGCCTTGCGCCCCACCGCCGCATCGTTTGCGCCAGCCCGGCCTACCTGGCCGCCCACCCCGCCCCGGTCGAGCCGCAGGATATAGCGGGGATGGCTTGCCTCACCTTTGCCTTTGCCGATGGCGAGCGATACTGGCGGTTTACCCAGGGCTCGCGCCTTGAACAAATCCGCGTGAAAGGCCCCCTGCGCGCCAATCAGGCCGAAGCGTTGAAGGAGGCCGCGCTGGCCGGTTTCGGGCTGGTGATGCTGCCGACCTGGCTGGTGGGCGACGAGGTGGCCCAAGGCCTCCTGCAACCCGTGCTGACCGAGTGGCAGGCGGACATCAGCAGGCCCGGGGCGCCCATTATGCCCGACAGCGGCATTCACGCGCTCTATCTGCCCGACCGCAAGGGTTCGCGCAAAGTGCGCGCTTTCGTCGATTTCATGGCCGAGCGCTTCGGCACGCCGCCCTATTGGGATCGTGCCTTGTGA
- a CDS encoding glycoside hydrolase family 68 protein, with translation MNKRLQCVADSPHPLAFRWTADQIAALRPTDENTIPTFAQDACAPRLPGLDIWDMWPVENPEGHAHTFAQGWLWLALAAPVLPDPEDRHAIARIHLLLEASDGSGWADFGPAFPDGHTPGSREWSGSALYQPDGDRVLCWFTAAGRRNEASPSFEQRLFLCEGTLQWHGDKPVIKGWSDPAEAVSADGEIYLQVRGSEGGAGTIKAFRDPFYFQDPRSGEHFLFFTASKAASTSSWNGVIGVAHSFDGAHGPWRLLPPVVDADGLNNELERPHMRYLGGQYYLFWSTQRKVFVADAAQGPTGLYGVVGEGPLGPFRPINGDTLVAGNPEETPWQAYSWWVLGDCRVTGFADWPGVTPDAAPSDAEGRRRAFGGSPAPWFTLLLEGDSSRIQLDSR, from the coding sequence ATGAACAAACGTTTGCAATGTGTGGCCGATTCGCCTCACCCCTTGGCCTTTCGCTGGACTGCGGATCAGATCGCGGCGCTCCGCCCAACTGACGAAAACACTATCCCTACATTCGCGCAGGATGCCTGCGCGCCTCGTCTGCCGGGTCTGGATATCTGGGATATGTGGCCGGTGGAAAATCCCGAAGGTCATGCGCACACCTTTGCGCAGGGCTGGCTCTGGCTGGCGCTGGCCGCGCCGGTTCTGCCCGATCCCGAGGACCGCCATGCCATCGCCCGGATCCACCTCCTGCTCGAAGCGTCGGATGGCTCGGGCTGGGCCGATTTCGGTCCAGCCTTTCCCGATGGCCATACGCCGGGCAGCCGCGAATGGTCGGGCAGCGCGCTCTATCAGCCTGATGGAGACCGCGTGCTGTGCTGGTTCACCGCCGCCGGTCGCCGCAATGAGGCAAGCCCCAGCTTTGAACAGCGCCTGTTCCTTTGCGAGGGCACATTGCAATGGCATGGCGACAAGCCCGTGATCAAGGGGTGGAGCGATCCCGCCGAGGCCGTCAGCGCCGATGGCGAGATCTATCTGCAAGTGCGCGGCAGCGAGGGCGGCGCGGGAACGATTAAGGCTTTCCGCGACCCGTTTTATTTTCAGGACCCGCGCAGCGGCGAGCATTTCCTGTTCTTTACCGCTTCAAAGGCGGCTTCCACCTCGTCGTGGAATGGGGTGATCGGCGTGGCCCATTCGTTCGACGGGGCGCATGGCCCTTGGCGCCTGCTCCCTCCGGTGGTGGATGCCGACGGTCTGAACAATGAACTCGAACGGCCGCATATGCGCTATCTCGGCGGCCAATATTACTTGTTCTGGTCCACGCAGCGCAAGGTGTTCGTTGCGGATGCGGCGCAGGGGCCGACCGGCCTTTACGGCGTGGTGGGCGAGGGGCCGCTGGGGCCGTTCCGTCCGATCAATGGCGACACGTTGGTGGCGGGCAACCCGGAGGAAACCCCTTGGCAGGCCTACAGTTGGTGGGTGCTGGGCGACTGCCGCGTGACCGGCTTTGCCGACTGGCCCGGCGTTACGCCGGATGCCGCGCCGTCGGATGCCGAAGGGCGCCGCCGTGCCTTTGGCGGCAGCCCCGCGCCATGGTTCACCCTCTTGCTGGAAGGCGACTCCAGCCGGATTCAGCTCGACTCACGCTGA
- a CDS encoding MFS transporter — translation MTAAPNRSMPRSLTFSMAAATGLAVANIYYNQPMLGLIQRDLPGAAAGFVPTVTQLGYALGLFLLVPLGDLLERRRLIVVQFAALSVALVLAALAPTGGALLLGSLMVGAFATVAQQIVPLAAHVAPPAQRGAVIGKVMAGLLLGILLSRTLAGFVGQQAGWRAMFWLGVPLALFAAALSRRTLPISLPERALTYRHLLASLWHLWRDLPVLRRATLMQGLLFAAFSAFWSTLALQVQHLGYGPSVAGLFGIVGAAGVLAAPMAGHLADRRGPGAAIAAGTILTMVGMGIAALPLGIAGLALGCIVLDLAVQGALISHQHLVYALRPDARARLNTLFMGGMFLGGAAGSALAITVWQVMAWPAVCLLGGALAAIALVLHAAGARKALP, via the coding sequence ATGACCGCCGCGCCCAATCGGTCCATGCCGCGCAGCTTGACCTTCAGCATGGCTGCCGCGACCGGTCTGGCCGTGGCCAACATCTACTATAACCAGCCGATGCTGGGGCTGATCCAGCGCGACCTGCCCGGCGCGGCGGCCGGTTTCGTGCCCACCGTGACCCAGCTTGGCTATGCTTTGGGCCTGTTTCTGCTGGTCCCGCTGGGCGATCTGCTGGAGCGCAGGCGGCTGATCGTTGTCCAATTCGCGGCCTTGTCGGTGGCGCTGGTGTTGGCCGCGCTGGCGCCCACGGGGGGAGCGTTGCTGCTGGGGTCGCTGATGGTCGGCGCCTTTGCCACCGTCGCCCAGCAGATCGTCCCGCTCGCCGCCCATGTCGCGCCCCCCGCCCAGCGCGGGGCCGTCATCGGCAAGGTGATGGCGGGGCTGCTGCTCGGCATTTTGCTCAGCCGCACGCTGGCCGGGTTTGTGGGGCAGCAGGCGGGCTGGCGCGCGATGTTCTGGCTGGGCGTGCCGTTGGCGCTGTTCGCCGCCGCGCTCTCGCGCAGGACTTTGCCGATTTCCTTGCCGGAACGCGCGCTGACCTATCGCCATCTGCTGGCCTCGCTGTGGCACCTGTGGCGCGACCTGCCGGTGCTGCGCCGCGCCACCCTGATGCAGGGCCTGCTCTTTGCCGCTTTCAGCGCCTTTTGGAGCACGCTGGCGCTTCAGGTGCAGCATTTGGGCTATGGCCCTTCGGTGGCGGGCCTGTTCGGCATCGTGGGCGCGGCGGGCGTGTTGGCCGCCCCCATGGCGGGCCATTTGGCCGACCGGCGCGGGCCGGGCGCGGCGATTGCCGCCGGAACGATCCTGACGATGGTCGGCATGGGGATTGCCGCGCTTCCGTTGGGCATCGCCGGATTGGCGCTGGGCTGTATTGTGCTTGATCTTGCGGTGCAGGGCGCGCTGATTTCGCACCAGCATCTGGTCTATGCGCTGCGGCCCGACGCCCGCGCCCGGCTCAACACGCTGTTTATGGGCGGCATGTTTCTGGGCGGGGCGGCAGGCTCGGCGCTGGCCATCACCGTGTGGCAGGTGATGGCATGGCCTGCGGTCTGTCTGCTGGGCGGCGCGCTGGCGGCGATTGCCCTTGTCCTCCATGCGGCGGGGGCAAGGAAGGCCTTGCCTTGA
- a CDS encoding alpha/beta hydrolase, translating to MTKPAQAATPLLIPEGGGPLPAAWQAAQRLPLWPKGAADKGFTPRERRADWPQTFLSNIAEPELRLFRAAKPNGKALLVIPGGAYNFVSIRNEGVDVARVFNAVGYHVYVLVYRLPGEGWADRADVPLMDAQRAMRLIRSRAAHDGVSDPDIAVIGFSAGGHLAASLLTGFEEKLAQPVDAIDGLDARPHAAILVYPVIAMVAPYTHAWSAQTLLGPSPDAALIARRSPVQHVSAQTPPVFLVHALDDDAVPYQNSVMMAEALTKAGHAPEMHLFAEGKHGFGIGPANGSAGQWTVLAQKWLARLG from the coding sequence ATGACCAAGCCTGCCCAAGCCGCCACGCCTTTGCTGATCCCGGAAGGCGGCGGCCCATTGCCTGCGGCATGGCAGGCCGCGCAGCGCCTTCCGCTGTGGCCCAAGGGCGCGGCCGACAAAGGTTTTACGCCCCGCGAACGCCGCGCCGATTGGCCTCAGACCTTTTTGAGCAACATCGCCGAGCCGGAATTGCGCCTGTTTCGCGCCGCCAAGCCCAATGGCAAGGCTTTGCTGGTGATTCCCGGCGGGGCGTATAATTTCGTCTCGATCCGCAATGAAGGCGTCGATGTGGCCCGCGTGTTCAACGCGGTGGGCTATCATGTCTATGTTCTGGTCTATCGCCTGCCGGGCGAAGGTTGGGCGGATCGGGCCGATGTGCCGTTGATGGACGCCCAGCGCGCGATGCGGTTGATCCGTTCGCGCGCCGCGCACGACGGGGTTTCAGACCCCGACATCGCCGTCATCGGCTTTTCTGCCGGGGGTCATCTGGCCGCCTCGCTGCTGACCGGGTTTGAGGAAAAACTGGCGCAGCCGGTCGATGCCATTGATGGCTTGGACGCGCGGCCGCATGCCGCGATCCTTGTCTATCCGGTGATCGCCATGGTGGCGCCCTATACCCATGCCTGGTCGGCCCAGACGCTGCTGGGCCCATCGCCCGATGCGGCGCTGATCGCGCGGCGTTCGCCGGTTCAGCATGTTTCGGCACAGACGCCGCCGGTATTTCTGGTCCATGCCCTCGACGATGATGCGGTGCCTTACCAGAACAGCGTGATGATGGCCGAGGCTCTGACCAAGGCGGGCCATGCGCCCGAAATGCATCTGTTCGCCGAGGGCAAGCATGGGTTTGGCATTGGCCCCGCCAATGGCTCGGCGGGGCAATGGACCGTGCTGGCGCAAAAATGGTTGGCGCGACTGGGGTAA
- a CDS encoding alkene reductase codes for MTDLLFAPARLGAIDLSNRIVMAPLTRSRAAAGNVPSPMAVEYYRQRASAGLIITEGTQISQQGQGYAWTPGIHTPAQVAGWARIAEAVHQEGGRIVAQLWHVGRVSHGVFQPGGARPVAPTVMPVPAKAFIPGPDGKGTFAEVPEPQELSIAGIQMIIADYVQAARNAIEAGLDGVELHAANGYLLDQFLNSASNWRTDRYGGAPENRARLLLEVVDAVAAAIGSARVGVRLAPMGKAFGMDEADPEALFAHVVSALDQRNLAYLHLVEPAVNGRDIAAVTDPRAQALMQDIRARFSGPIILAGGYTRWNAEKALADGRGDLIAFGRPFLANPDLPARLRIDAPLNEPDPTTFYGGGAHGYIDYPTLAELAAQEVVS; via the coding sequence ATGACCGACCTGCTTTTTGCCCCCGCTCGTCTTGGCGCGATCGATCTGTCCAATCGGATCGTCATGGCGCCGCTCACCCGTTCGCGCGCTGCGGCGGGCAATGTGCCTTCGCCGATGGCCGTCGAGTATTATCGCCAGCGCGCCTCGGCCGGGCTGATCATCACCGAAGGCACCCAGATTTCCCAGCAGGGTCAGGGCTACGCCTGGACCCCCGGCATTCACACGCCTGCGCAAGTGGCGGGCTGGGCCAGGATTGCCGAGGCCGTGCATCAGGAAGGCGGGCGCATCGTGGCCCAGCTCTGGCATGTCGGGCGCGTGTCGCATGGCGTGTTTCAGCCGGGCGGCGCGCGCCCTGTCGCCCCCACGGTGATGCCGGTTCCGGCCAAGGCCTTCATCCCCGGTCCGGATGGCAAGGGCACCTTTGCCGAAGTGCCCGAGCCGCAGGAATTGAGCATTGCGGGCATCCAGATGATCATCGCCGACTATGTTCAGGCCGCGCGCAATGCGATCGAGGCCGGGCTTGACGGGGTGGAACTGCACGCGGCCAATGGCTACCTGCTCGACCAGTTTCTCAACAGCGCCAGCAATTGGCGGACCGACCGCTATGGCGGCGCCCCGGAGAACCGCGCCCGCCTGTTGCTCGAAGTGGTCGATGCGGTGGCCGCCGCCATCGGCAGCGCGCGGGTGGGGGTGCGCCTTGCGCCCATGGGCAAGGCCTTTGGCATGGACGAGGCCGATCCCGAGGCACTGTTTGCCCATGTTGTCAGCGCGCTCGATCAACGCAATCTGGCCTATCTCCATCTGGTGGAACCGGCGGTGAACGGGCGCGACATTGCCGCCGTGACCGATCCGCGCGCGCAGGCGCTGATGCAGGACATTCGCGCCCGCTTCTCCGGCCCGATCATTCTGGCGGGCGGCTATACGCGGTGGAATGCGGAAAAGGCGCTGGCCGATGGCCGCGGCGATCTGATCGCATTTGGTCGCCCGTTTCTCGCCAACCCCGACCTGCCCGCGCGCCTGCGGATCGATGCCCCGCTCAATGAACCCGACCCGACGACCTTTTACGGCGGCGGCGCGCATGGCTATATCGACTATCCCACTCTGGCCGAATTGGCCGCGCAAGAGGTGGTGTCATGA